ATGCGGTTGAACATCCTATGAATGGATTCGATCTCTATTCCGGCATTTCTAATGATCTCAACCGTATTTCGGTTTAAATGGCAGCCGTCGAACATCCTCTTCCAAGCCGGCGTGAGAATATCCATGGTTTTTCCCAAAACGGGGTTGTCGGAGCGAATGTGTTCAAACAGCAAAAACTTGCCCTGACTTTTCAAAACCCGCCTCATTTCCTGAAGAGCTTGCAACGGATCCGGTATCGAACAAAGCACAAGAGTGCCCACAACAGTATCAAAGGTATCGTCGGCAAATTTCAGCCGCTGCGCGTCCCCATCCTCCACTTGAATTGGGACTGATGCTTCTTTGACCCGCTTCATCGACTGGTCCCTCATCGTTTGGTCAGGCTCGATTGCCGTGACTTCAACATTCGTGTACAACGGAAAATTGATGCCGGTTCCCGACCCCACCTCCAACACATGACCCTGGGCCTTTGCCAGAAGCTTGGAGCGAATGCGCGAAAACATCCGTTTCTCCAGCGGTTTCATGAGTTGATCGTAATTAGTCCTGAAATATGTACCCATTATTCTTCACACTCCCCATTCCGAAACAAAAGAGCTTGGCGAAAAGGGAGGCCCTTTTTCGCCAAGCGAAAATGTTTAGGCATCGCGATGAAATAACTTCTACTAAATTGGTGGCAAAGATCAATTAAACCGCTTGAACCTTTGCCGCCAAAAGTAGAACTAATTTCATCGCGAGCCCTTAATACTTGCTGCTTGCCGAAGGTCCGGCTTTCGGTCCGTATGGTCCTTCGTCCAGCCATCTTCCCAATTTCGGCATCATCGGAGCCAGGGCCGCAGCCCAATAGCGTTTCACTCTCATCTCAAAGGAATTGCCCTGCAGATGATTCAACGCGACTCCCGCATTCGCACGGTTGTGCATTGCCGCTTTCTTGCGTTTGTCCGCAGCGATCATGACCGCCTGCTGTCCCGCGGCCGCTTCTCTGGCGTTCAGCGCCGTATTGATCGCCTTCACCGCCGCCACCGCGTCCGGCACGCCCGAATTCAATCCCCGCGCTCCAAACGGCGCAAACAGATGGCAGGATTCGCCGGCCAGCAGCACCCGGTAGTTCGGATCGGTGAATTCTTCAGCCACTACCTGCAGAAACTGATACGTCGATACCCAGGTTATCCGTTCCGCATATTTCGGATCAAACACTTTGCGCAGCCAGGCTTTAACCCCTTCGGTGCTGCTGAAATCATCGGGGTCATCCCCTTCAAATAATTGAAGATCGATCCGCCATCCACCGGTAAAAGGCACATAAAGCACATTTCGGCCGCCCATCGCCGGATGCTGGTAATGGAAAATGCGCTCCAGCGGCAGCGGGTTATCCGGATCCTCCTTTACATCCACCACCACGAAGGCGTTCGGGGACCGCGCGCCCTCCATCTTGATGCCGAGCGACTTGCGCACGACCGAACGCGACCCGTCCGCTCCGACCACATACTCGGCAGTCCAAACCTGCCCCGTTTCGGTCGCTATCGTGACCCGGCGGTCGTCCGTTTTTACGTCACTGACCGGAGTATTCCACACAAATTCTACCCCCGCGTCTTTACAGGCCTGAAGCATAAACGCCTCGATTTCCGTCTGCGGCAGGCTGGTAAACGGTGGAAGCTCCTTCGGATCCGGTGTCGCATAAACTCTGCGGTACACCTCTTTGCCGCGGAACAGCGTCCGCTTCAGCGGCCATACCAAGCCTCTCTGGGCCAGCTTGAAGCCCAATCCCGGAGAAATTTCCTCCAGCAGCTTCAGCGTCGCTTTGTGAATATAGATCGCGCGGCTGCCCGGACGCATGCGGCCCTCGGGCTCCGCTTCCAAAATCGTCGCTGGAATTCCATGCCGGCGCAAAGCCAGCGCCGCCGTCATGCCTACCGGTCCGGCGCCTACCACAATAACCGGACGATGAAACGAATTAGCTTCACTGTTATTCATTCCAACTACCTCCTGATGTTTTTATGTGCACTCATTGCTGTCGATTAAGCCATATCAACCTTGACTTCAAATTGACCAATACCTTCGATCTCCAGTTCAATCGCATCTCCTTTTTTAATCGGACCGACACCCTCGGGTGTCCCGGTTGCGATAAGATCCCCGGGCTCCAAGGTCATGATTTTGGAATAGATCGAAATCAACTCGGCAACATTGCATATCAGATCGCGGGTATTCACCTTTTGTCTGACCTCGCAGTTGACCTTTAATACCATATTGATATCATCCGGATTTGGAATTTCGTCCTTTGTGACAATCCATGGCCCGATCGGCGTGAAAGTATCAAAAGACTTCCTCAGGCACCGCTCTTCAATGTGCACCTCATCCGGTCTTAACGTCACGTCAATCAAACCGGTATAACCGAACACATAATCCAAAGCTTCTTCCCTGGAGACATTTTTTGCTGTTTTTCCGATGACAAAAGCCAATTCCAATTCATGATCGATCCTGCGATCGGCATACGGAAGCATAACCGTATCTCCGGGACCGATAATGGATGTCTGTGCCTTCAGGAAAAACCCGAGATTCCTTGCCGTTAATTCTTCCTTCATCTCTTGCTGGTGGGACACATAATTGACGGGAGCCGCCACGATTTTACCCGGCCGGGCCAGCGGCTGCCGCAGCCGCACCTCCGATAAAGAGAACCGCAGAGCATTTTCTTTCAGAGCCGCCCATTCATCCGTTTTGGAAGCAAACTGGCGAATAAAATCAACCATCGGACAATCCGATTTCCGGGCAAATGCGCCGATGGCATGTCCGATATCGTAAACAGTATCATTCTCGATCAGTCCCAATTGAAAATCATTGAATAAAGCAAATTTCATTCCGATTCCTCCACACGTCCGTTTAATAAAATTATTTCAATCATGACGTTGAATTTTGTTGCGAAGATCTCCCTTTCTCACCTTTCCCGACGGGGTAGTCGGCAGTTCGTCGCGGACCTCCAAAAATTCCGGTATTTTATATTTAGCCATGCCCAAATCCTGCAAAAATTTTACCATTTCATCCATAGTGAATGTCTGGTTATTCTCTCTCAATGAAACGAAAGCCAGTCCCCTCTCGCCCAGCCGCTCATCTTCCACGCTGACTACAGCCGCTTGGCGGATTTTGGAGTGCATCATCAGGGCTTCTTCAATCTCAGCCGTATGTACCTTCAGTCCGCCCCGATTGATGATATCTTTTTGGCGGCCCATAAAATGCAGGTACCCTTGTTCATCCAACCAGCCCAAATCCCCCGTCAGAAAATAGCCGCCTTCTGTCAGAGCTTCCCTAGTGGCTCTCGGGTTTTTGTAATACTCGATGAACAGGGATGGGCCGCGGAAGCCGATTTGACCGACCTCACCCAAAGGCAGCTCCTTTTGATCTTCCGAAAAAATTCGGATTTCGCCAAAAGGGCATGCGCGGCCGATCGTTTCAACCGCCAGGTGTGCAGGGTCATCCGGTCTCGTATAGGCCCCTGCGCCGACTTCCGTCATGCCCCACTGCGCAGCGATCACGCAGTTGAATTTTGCGCGGAATTCCTCCACCATTTTCGCCGGGATTTTGGTCCCGCCGGTGAGAACCATGCGAAGCTTGGACCGTGGGGAAGCTTTGTCTTTCACAAGGCTCAATATATCGATCAATTGCGCGGGCGCGGCAATAAGAAACGTAATCTGCCGATCTTCGAGCAGTTGAATGAAGGTTTCCGGCTTGTAAAGATCCAGCATCACCTGTTTGGCCCCGTTGCGGATCGCCGAAATAATGACCGGCAGAGCAAACATATGAGCCAGAGGCGTCAAGGATAGAATGACCTCATCGGAACTGATCTGATATTCCCGGCCGCTCAGCATATGACTGGGAATGAAAGTCCGATACGAATGCAGGACCGCTTTGGGATCGGATTCCGTCCCCGAGGTGAACATAATCGCGACCATGTCATCCAGCGCCGGCGTATTCTTTTGGATATCTTCCATTGAAACGCCGGGCGGATCATAGGTCAGCAGCTCGGAAAAGACATGATCCGCGCCGGATATCCCAATACCGCAAGCAATCACATGCCGGAAGCTGGGGGCCAGCCCCTTTAAGTCCTTCATCATATCCATATGATTAAAGCCTCTCCATTCGCCCGCCACAACAGCGGCCTTGGCTTCGCTGTGATTCAGCATGAATGTCAATTCTTTTTTTCGGTATGTCAAATTCAAGGGCAGAACAATTGCGCCGATTCGGGAAACGGCCAGAAAGGATACAATATACGGCCAGATGTTCGGCAGCTGAAGCGCCACCACATCGCCTTTGCGAATTCCCATATGAATCAGATGCTTTGCAAGGCGAAGCGACAGCCGGTCCAAATCCAGAAAGGTCAGTTCCTTATCCTTGTCAATGACAGCGATTTTATCTGCGTACTTTTGAACGGATTCGAACAAAACCTCGGAAATGGTTTTGCTCTCTGATTCAAAAGTCATCGTCATGTTCGAAATACCTCCAATAATTTATAAATCTCTATGCTGCATCTTCCGGAGAGAAAGTGCTTTTGATCTCCTGGCGACCGTTGTTTTGTTCCAGACTCTCGTTTCTTTCCAGCTTCAGCATTTGCAGTACAGGGCGGTCGTTAAAGGAGAATAAATGAGCGTCCTTATCTCCGGTGTTTACATGCTCATGCCATCTCCACGGCGGAAGAATGAAGAAATCCCCTTTGGACCATTCGAACTTGACCCCGTCGATGACGGTATAACCGTTTCCTTCCATAACGTGATAGACCGCGCTGTGGACATGGCGATGCGCTTTCGTGCGCATGCCCGGAGTTAATTTTTGCATCGTCGTTCCAATCCGGTAATCCGCCGAACCGCCGGTAACCGGATTCATATAATCCACGGCATACCCGTCGAAAGGATCAGGGTCAAACTCCGTCATTTGTTCCAAGACGCTTTTGACCTGATTCCACTTATACGATTTTTGCGGAGAAGGATATCCGTCAAGCCCCCTGTCGCAGACCGGACGGAAGGAACCGGAGGAATACTGTTTGGTCGAAAAGTCATCGGGACGCTGGAGAGGGTAAGTCTCATTGGCATAGGGCTCATAG
The sequence above is a segment of the Ferviditalea candida genome. Coding sequences within it:
- a CDS encoding FAD-dependent monooxygenase, whose product is MNNSEANSFHRPVIVVGAGPVGMTAALALRRHGIPATILEAEPEGRMRPGSRAIYIHKATLKLLEEISPGLGFKLAQRGLVWPLKRTLFRGKEVYRRVYATPDPKELPPFTSLPQTEIEAFMLQACKDAGVEFVWNTPVSDVKTDDRRVTIATETGQVWTAEYVVGADGSRSVVRKSLGIKMEGARSPNAFVVVDVKEDPDNPLPLERIFHYQHPAMGGRNVLYVPFTGGWRIDLQLFEGDDPDDFSSTEGVKAWLRKVFDPKYAERITWVSTYQFLQVVAEEFTDPNYRVLLAGESCHLFAPFGARGLNSGVPDAVAAVKAINTALNAREAAAGQQAVMIAADKRKKAAMHNRANAGVALNHLQGNSFEMRVKRYWAAALAPMMPKLGRWLDEGPYGPKAGPSASSKY
- a CDS encoding class I adenylate-forming enzyme family protein, with product MTMTFESESKTISEVLFESVQKYADKIAVIDKDKELTFLDLDRLSLRLAKHLIHMGIRKGDVVALQLPNIWPYIVSFLAVSRIGAIVLPLNLTYRKKELTFMLNHSEAKAAVVAGEWRGFNHMDMMKDLKGLAPSFRHVIACGIGISGADHVFSELLTYDPPGVSMEDIQKNTPALDDMVAIMFTSGTESDPKAVLHSYRTFIPSHMLSGREYQISSDEVILSLTPLAHMFALPVIISAIRNGAKQVMLDLYKPETFIQLLEDRQITFLIAAPAQLIDILSLVKDKASPRSKLRMVLTGGTKIPAKMVEEFRAKFNCVIAAQWGMTEVGAGAYTRPDDPAHLAVETIGRACPFGEIRIFSEDQKELPLGEVGQIGFRGPSLFIEYYKNPRATREALTEGGYFLTGDLGWLDEQGYLHFMGRQKDIINRGGLKVHTAEIEEALMMHSKIRQAAVVSVEDERLGERGLAFVSLRENNQTFTMDEMVKFLQDLGMAKYKIPEFLEVRDELPTTPSGKVRKGDLRNKIQRHD
- a CDS encoding cupin domain-containing protein, giving the protein MSNSQEHAQFSKDLERNNLGPLWDNILHMVTKEPDHDIVPYLWKLDQIKEYLYKAGDILKLGRTSERRVIYLQNPSLMKKGLIGYSTYTLYAGIQLLLPGEVAPSHRHSQSAIRFVIEGDGAYTSVDGEKLYMEKGDCILTPPFCWHDHGHEGNEPMIWMDGLDVGIVKSFAGSFYEPYANETYPLQRPDDFSTKQYSSGSFRPVCDRGLDGYPSPQKSYKWNQVKSVLEQMTEFDPDPFDGYAVDYMNPVTGGSADYRIGTTMQKLTPGMRTKAHRHVHSAVYHVMEGNGYTVIDGVKFEWSKGDFFILPPWRWHEHVNTGDKDAHLFSFNDRPVLQMLKLERNESLEQNNGRQEIKSTFSPEDAA
- a CDS encoding fumarylacetoacetate hydrolase family protein, which produces MKFALFNDFQLGLIENDTVYDIGHAIGAFARKSDCPMVDFIRQFASKTDEWAALKENALRFSLSEVRLRQPLARPGKIVAAPVNYVSHQQEMKEELTARNLGFFLKAQTSIIGPGDTVMLPYADRRIDHELELAFVIGKTAKNVSREEALDYVFGYTGLIDVTLRPDEVHIEERCLRKSFDTFTPIGPWIVTKDEIPNPDDINMVLKVNCEVRQKVNTRDLICNVAELISIYSKIMTLEPGDLIATGTPEGVGPIKKGDAIELEIEGIGQFEVKVDMA
- a CDS encoding class I SAM-dependent methyltransferase, coding for MGTYFRTNYDQLMKPLEKRMFSRIRSKLLAKAQGHVLEVGSGTGINFPLYTNVEVTAIEPDQTMRDQSMKRVKEASVPIQVEDGDAQRLKFADDTFDTVVGTLVLCSIPDPLQALQEMRRVLKSQGKFLLFEHIRSDNPVLGKTMDILTPAWKRMFDGCHLNRNTVEIIRNAGIEIESIHRMFNRIFVVIEGSNPKQSY